Part of the Oncorhynchus mykiss isolate Arlee chromosome 12, USDA_OmykA_1.1, whole genome shotgun sequence genome, TCAAGAGGACCCGAGTGTAGACCCCAATGCATTGATCCACATTCATACCTGCATTGACCCACATTCTGGACTGTTGACCCTTACTTCAGCCCAACTGACCCTTCTGAAGCCTATGTCCTTCTACAGGGCTGAACTACCTGATCCATAGACTGCAATGTGTTTGCTGTTTGTGCATACCATTTTGAATGACTAGCAGATAACATATGTAAATAGAATTGCGAAAACTTGTTCTAAACAAAGTGACATGGGATGACAGGCCTTCAATGTTGGGCACCTTCTCTCTGCACTCACATAACTTTTTTGATTGAAATCACAAGTCTAAGGGAGATTCTTACTTGAGAAAAAGACTGTCCTCTCCTTGACTCCttcgtcctctctcctctgtgaccagGAAACCTATAAGTGGTTGAGGAGAATATCAGTTCGTTTGTAGGCAAACGGAGGAGTGTCCTCGCCTCCTTGGCAGCCTCCTTCCGCTGAGGAAGCACAAGAGTATCCTACCTGAGTCCTTTGGGGAAGAATTTAGAGATCCGCCACAccccctttgaatcagctgttgttTACACGGAGGAGAAAGCATGCATATATTTCAAAAACAATATGCTTTTTATCCTTTTATCTATAAAATGTTTATCACAACTAGCTAAATGTATTTTTACTACTTTACACAATTAATTGAGGACTCCACCACTGGAAACGTAATTTGCATGATGTCCATTTGTTtctactttcctctcctcccctcgacTACCATTtacctttttcaaaaggaggtGAGGATGGAAGAGTTGATCAAACCAATTGAGAATCTCCCAAAATTCCACTGTGCTGATTCCCTGGCATTTTCTCATTTGGGCAAAAGTCTGTCCTCCGTCCGCTCTCCTCCATCACCTGTAAATTGATAAATGGTTGAGGAGTATGCTAAACAGAAGATTGTCCTCCCCTCCTTGATAGCCTCCTTTTGGTGAGGAAGCACAAGTGTATCCTACCGTGGAAGAGTTTTGATACCTGCCATACAccctttgaatcagctgttgtATTTTCAAAGGAGAAAAGCATGTGCACATTTAAAAACGATATGCCTACCTACCTTAATTAGTTTGAtcactttacacatttattttgggaacCACCCCTGTAAATGTCATTTGATGACTCGCAAGTGAAGGATCATCTCACAAGCACATTTTCGTCTACGTTCATTCGCCTCGATTATCTTTGACTTTTTTCAAGAGGcaagagaggacggaggagacaGGACGCAGGAGTTGTGCAAATCCAATTGAGAAAAGGCCCTTGTTGTAGGGTTAAGACAAAACAAATCCAAAGGTGAAAGAGGACTTTAGTGCCTTAaagttttagcatgggcagcgccattgaggataTTCgtcattttgaagtagtcaactgggtgggtcTTCCTATGGGATTAGGGAGCATCatataattccatccaggtcatcagccaatgaattattcTCATGATCAAACATTTTATAACTACAGGTAGTAGTAAATCAACAACCTTGGCTTTATATCTGTTCAAACACTCCAGGTGGCAATGTgtaccctttcagtttgtttgccaACTCAGAACTATCAGAAGgaaattgactacttcaaaatggagatggcctcactGGCACCGCCCTTCACCTCAGATGCCACAATTGGACAGATATAAAGAATTCTCTATCGGTCTTCTTTGGAAAAGCCTCAGGTAATATTAGATTAGTTTCAGACCATCCAAACTGTGATCATGGGTAAATTGTAGTGATGGGTGAAAAATACCCAGTTACATATCAGGATATTATTTTTGCTCTTTTTTAAtagagccaatttgttttcagcttTCTTTCCCCATGActgatccaaatcaaatcaaatcaaattttatttgtcacatacacatggttagcagatgttaatgcgagtgtagcgaaatgcttgtgcttctagttccgacaatgcagtaataaccaacaagtaatctaactaacaattccaaaactactgtcttatacacagtgtaaggggataaagaatatgtacataaggatatatgaatgagtgatggtacagagcagcataggcaagatacagtagatggtatcgagtacagtatgtacaaatgagatgagtatgtaaacaaagtggcatagtttaaagtggctagtgatacatgtattacataaggatacagtcgatgatatagagtacagtatatacgtatgcatatgagatgaataatgtagggtaagtaacattatataaggtagcattgtttaaagtggctagtgatatatttacatcatttcccatcaattcccattattaaagtggctggagttgagtcagtgtcagtgtgttggcagcagccactcaatgttagtggtggctgtttaacagtctgatggccttgagatagaagctgtttttcagtctctcggtcccagctttgatgcacctgtgctgacctcgccttctggatgatagcggggtgaacaggcagtggctcgggtggttgatgtccttgatgatctttatggccttcctgtgacatcgggtggtgtaggtgtcctggagggcaggtagtttgcccccggtgatgcgttgtgcagacctcaccaccctctggagagccttacggttgagggcggagcagttgccgtaccaggcggtgatacagcccgccaggatgctctcgattgtgcatctgtagaagtttgtgagtgcttttggtgacaagccaaatttcttcagcctcctgaggttgaagaggcgctgctgatCCAAACTCATCCTCATGTCTCTCTGCATCAGACAAATGGTGAgcaatgtttggaacatcaaatacTAATTTTATTACTATCCAATCGCAATTCATTAGCCTATCATATTGGGACTTTAGTATCGTGATAacatatcgtgaggtccctggcaatttccAGCCCTAGTAAATTGTGACAcaatcaataatcaataattAATATTGAGTAGTTATTTGTGATGCAAGCTAATTTGTAGATCAATCAGTCTGGACTCACCTTTAAAGTCGACTGTCCAATGCACCCATTGAATGTAGAGCAATGTCTGAATCAGCATGTCAGATTTTATAGAATAAAGCAAACAAGTGCCACCTAGTGGTCAAACCTTGAATATCATTTGACACGTACGCCAGCTCTGGTGGAACAGGAAAACGTACAGGCACAATATGGTGGTGTTTGGGTGGGTCTGACAGTATTATGAAGGAATGATACAGGGCACAATAGTAGAGAGCCACTCATTGCTGAGAATGCAACAAATAAAAACCAAAACATGTTTAACcagatttaatatttttttaaacattgggTTTGGAAAAAAAGTACAAAAGTGATCTGTACGCCACAGTATGAAACCAGTTTGGTCCAGAGCTGTAAAGTGAAAGTTGTGTTCCTTTAAAAACCATATTCTACATATAATTACCCAGCCTACACATACTCACTAAAACCGATACAAGTTACACATTTTAAATACATAGGCTGACCCCTGTAATACCTTTACATGTGATAAAAAAAGGACAAAAGTCTAAAAGTACATGAGACCACAATGCCAACCTGTATATGGCACTAAGTCATGCAGTATTACAATCGTTCCACTACAGAGAAACAGCAAAGCACTACAGCTGTCACAGTGAGAAAGAGGGCAGCCGGGAGGTGTCTCTAAATAACAAGGTTTAAAAATCTCTCAAAGAGTTGATGGTTTTTAGACTTTAACGCCGAGAGAAGTCTCCGCTGCTGGCCAGCAACGCTGTGGTTGGACACTATTTTAACATTTGCATACATAGTAAGTTGAGAAGGGTCTCTCCAATGAGGAGAGAACCTATTCCATAATTATGTCCAATTAGAAAAATATAACTAATATGTTAAGAGAAAGTTGCTGTTGAAGACAAAAATCCCCCAAACCCTGGTAAATGCTCAGAGTATGTGGTGAGAAAACACTAAGAAAGACAATTGAATAAATAATTCCATGACATATATAAAAATCAACTTGGTTCTGTGATGTTGGCAATCTTTTCCACCTTGCGCAAACCATGCTGCTGGACCCAGGCAGTGTTAACGaggctctctcctccctccatccacagtCACAGccagataaaaaaaaattaactTGGGGCCAAAACATGAGGACGCATTCTTATTGTcatgtcaacatgaaagagaatTTCCATGTACAGCATGTTCACCAGGTTTTCCAATGAAGAAAACTGAAAATAATCaaaattgagaaaacagaaaggagaggggaaaggcATCAGCCTTTCACAGTGTTAAAACAACAAAGCCCCTCCAAGCTGTGGTTGGGTGGGCTTGTCGTTACGGTAACAGCAGTGAACTCCCTGTTCTGTCAAACTTCTTGCCCTTTGAGAGTGCGGCCACTTGTTTTAGCAGATCCCGATTTTTGGCCTGTAGTAAAAGAAAAGTAGTGAGTATGTAACCATCTATGTTTAATGAAAGCATTTACCGCACAAGCTAGTAGTGTTTGATTACATCCTACTGTGCCTCTTtcttaggaaagttgtttgaatcCCATGCACTTGAGGGGCTAAAGGTCAACATATTGGGTTGGAACTTGTCtcaatggctgcgtttacacagacagccaattctgatctttttccacTAATAGATCAACCcatttgccaataattgggcaaatgATCTGAATTGGGCCAACCGTGTAAATGTAGCCAATGGCTCACAAGATGTCAGGTTTTTTTCTTGTAAAGGCATGCATGGAAATTTCTAGTCTACCTGTTGCTGTTCCATGGACTCTTTGTGTGCCTTATCCATGTTGTTCATCTTCACCCTCATGTTGGATTCCTGGTACTGGAAGTCTGCCTTGAGCTCTGTGAGCTAGaagtacaaaaaaataaaaaagaggcAGACAATCTAATGAATACAACATGACCAAAAGTCAAATTTCACATAAAAAAAGTTTAGAAGTGTGTatgagtaccagtcaaaagtttggacacctacttattCTAATTATTCTTcagttgtattattttctacattgtagaataatagtgaagacatcaactatgaaataacacatatcatgtcagtgttaaatcaaaaatatattttacatttgagattcctcaaagtagccaccctctgtcttgacagctttgcacactcctggcattctctcaaccagcttcacctggaatgcttttccaacagtcttgaaggaattcccacatatgctgagcacttgttggctgcttttccatcgcTCTGCAGCCCAACTCatcccaattgggttgaggtcaggtgattgtggaggccaggttatttGATGCAGAatttcatcactctccttcttggtaaagtagcccttacacagcctggaggtgtgttgggtcattgtcctgttgaaaaacaaattatagtcccactaagcccaaaccagatgggatggcttactgctgcagaatgctgtggcagccatgctggttaagtgtgccttgaatcctaaataaatcacagacagtgtcaccagcagggcacccccacacctccatgctttacagtgggaatcacacatgtagagatcatccgttcaccttctctgcatctcacaaagacacagcagttggaatcaaaaatctcaaatttggacagatttccaccactctaatgtccattgttcgtgtttcttggcccaaacaagtctcttcttattattggtgtcctttagtagtggtttctttgcagcaattcagccatgaaggcctgattcacacagtctcctctgaacagttgatgttgagatgtgtctattacttgaacacTAAAGCACTtagggatgcaatttctgaggctggtaactaatgaacttatcctctgcagcagaggtaactccggatcttcctttcctgtggcggtcctcatgagagccagtttcatcatagcacttgatggtttttgcaactgcacttgaagaaactttcaaagttcttaattttccagattaagacatgaaggtcagtcaaagtaatgatggactgtcatttctcttcgcttatttgagctgttcatgccataatatggacttggtcttttaccaaataggactatcttctgtataccaaccctaccttgtcacaacacaactattgtctcaaacgcattaaggaaagaaattccacaaataaaacttttaataaggcaaacctgttaattgaaatggattacctcatgaagctggttgagataatgcaaagctgtcatcaaggcagagggtagctactttgaagaatctcaaatatattttgatttgtttaacttcttggtgactgggggggcagtaattgagtagcttggatgaataaggtgcagagggtaaactgcctgctactcagccataaaagctagaagaATGTGCATATAATTAGAATATTTGgacagaaaacactgaagtttctaaaactgtttgaatgtctGAGTataaacagaactcatatggcaggcgaaaacctgagaaaaattcaaccaggaagtgggaaatcggAGGATTGTAGATTTTCAACTCTGtcattccaatatacagtgtccgTGGGGTCATTTTgaacttcctaaggcttccactagaagtctacagtctttagaaccttgtttgtggcttctactgtgaagtgggaccgaatgagaggggattgcttttctacagacaaaggaattctccggttggaacattactgaagatttatgataaaaacatggtaaagattgattctatacttcgtttgacatgtttctacgacctgtaatataacttttaggACTTTTCGTCCGACCTTTCCGCTGGACTTGCAAGCGCgcttggatttgtttaccaaacacgctaacaaaaggaggtatttggacataaatgaactttatcgaacaaatcaaacatttattgtggaactgggattattgggagtgcattctgaagatcgtcaaaggtaagtgaatatttataatgctatttctgacaaATTTtaactccacaacatggcggatatctctgGCTGTTTTGGTCTCCGAGCgcttattgcatggtatgctttttccataaagttctttgaaatctgacacagcggttgcattaaggagaagtttatctaaagttccatgtataatagttgtatcttttatctaTTTTTATTATGAGTCTTTCTGTAAATtgacgtggctctctgcaaaaccaccgcatgttttggaactactgaacataacacgccaatgtaaaacgagatttttggatataaatatgtactttatcaaacaaaacatacatgaattctgtaacatgaagtcctatgagtgtcttctgatgaagatcatcaaaggttagtgatgaatttgatctatatttctgctttttgtgactcctctctttggctggaaaaatggctgtgtttctgtgacttggtggtgacctaacaatcgtttgtggtgctttcgctgtaaagcctttttgaaatcagactctgtggctggattaacgagaattgtatctttaaaatggtgtaaaatacttgtatgcttgaggaattttaattatgagatttttgttgttttgaatttggcgccctgcactttccctggctgttggcggggtgagacgctaccgtcccgaatatcccagagaggttaacactttggttactacctgattccatgagtgtcatttcatagttgatgtcttcactattattcaacaatgtagaaaaaggtacaaataaagaaaaaccctggaatgaatagGTTTAGGTATATCTCTATTAGTTAGGCATGTACCTTTCGGTCCTTCTCCAGCATTGTCTGATCCCTCTGCTGAAGCATTCTCTTTAATGACATCACTTCCTCTTTCAGCTGGCTGATCAGAATGAAGTTGTCCGTTCCTCCAGAATCCATAGATTGGGTGATTGAACTACTGCAGGGAGAGAGCAAGGAAAAAAACAAGTTAGGGTGGCAGAAAAATGAAAATACCTGTTTGGAGATCTTTTTCACACCGGCCAACTTTACCTGCTCCACCAACACCTTGATGGCAACCATCACAGATATGTGTTAGAACCAAGAAGGCCAAAAATAAGTGTCAGGTACATACTGGATGTTCAGCCCTGTTTACTTCAAAAAGTTAGAACGAGTTTGTAACTCCTTACATCTGATTGAAACTCCTCTCGTACCTGTCCCCGTTGGATGGCTTCATCTCCAGTTTTGGTTTCTTCTTTGGGGTATCCTTCTGGATCGAAGACGATTTATGGCTGAAGGGAGAACCAACACACAACTTAAGCCACAGAGGCTCCATCAAAAACAGAACTCATCCCAGATTGCCCCATAGTTAAAATACATTGCATAACTAAGCAAATGGGCTTGTCATAAGTCAAAACACTAGGGAATGTGATTCAGAAAGAGGTGGTAAGTCACCTCTGCTTCCACATTCCCTGCTCCTGCTCTGGACTTAAGCTCCCACTGAgtctacaacacagagacaagaaaatacacacacaaacaaaaaccaAGTTATGTAATTTCATCTTTCAAGATGTTTCTTCTGATATTTGACACATACATCATTACTCAGACCCCTACATCCTTCCAAAAAGTGCCTGTTCAGCACAATACATATATAGTATTGTGACAGAGCAGAGACCTGCATTACAGAGGATGTAAAGGACTAACATGTAGAGGAGAGGGCTGTGGCGCCAGGGCCTACTTGTGTGAGCTGCTGTGTCTTtgctgctggtggtgatggtgctGTCTGGAGTGGTGGTCCTTCTCGTTGAGCGAGGAGTTGGAGTGGGAGGAGCTGAAGCCTTTCCTCTGCTCCTTGGTCTTTTGCAGTACACGTCGGTAGGACAGAGTGCACAGCCAGCACAGCAGTTTCCCATCCacctgacacaacacacacaggacagtggAGGATAGTGAATACGCAAGTGTTGAACAACATGCATGTCAGGGTACCAATGCAGCAGGAATCTGTGCCTACCTTTCTCCTGCCCTCCTCCTTGCGGTCAAATGCGCACTGTTGTTTGCACTGCTCGCAGGTCTGTGGAGGGCCATACTTCTTCTCTGAGTTGGTGCAACGCTGACACTTTGTCCCGATGAAAGCAGCAATGATGTTACAGTATTGGCAGGGTTTGGGCTATGTGGGAAACAGAAGACTATTTCAACCTGCGTTTGCACATTTTGGCCAGCTTAACCAGAACTGAGTCAATCAGTACATAATGTACAATTATAAACAGATAATTCAAGTCAAACATACTGTCCCAAACTGCTTTACATTCTGTGCACACTTCTTGCAAATGGTGTTTGTTTTGCTGGAATAAAGAACGGTAAAGAGAAATCACAACAACGTCCTGAAACCAATGTTTTCACTATAttaagaatggaataagaatacCAGGTGCTGGAGCAGAACTCACCTCTCCTGCTGAAACTCTGATCTGCAGTATGTACACTTGACGATGGGATGAGCGATGCGACACTCCTGTTGACACAAGAAACAAAGCATTAGTGATTCATCTCTTCAAATGTTTATAAAGCTCTTTCAAGgacaaaatataaatataatcgTGTATAACcgtgtttaaaaaataataataatgttggcAATAACACTAATAACTTAGTTATTAAAAACCCTCAATCATGAGTTGTTTGTCCTACCTGTCAAAACACCTTTGTCTGCCTTTATTTAGTGTTAACCATTTGTTCATTATTATTTACCATGAATGGGAAGTATTTACAACAAACCTTTTATTTAGTCAATCTGGGCAGAAAGCTTGaaaacctgtgtgtgtggtggtgagcTTATGGCAAATATGTATTTACAACGCACCAGCATGAATagcaaaatgttttaataaaaaataataatttgccaCTGGAATTATAACTCGATTTTTGCCCATTCCATTTTGAATTTCTGTGGAACATAGCCTACCCTACAGGCCGAAGAGGAATGCTACATTGAGCCCACTGGAATTCAGTTTTGTAAATGCCGGTAGTTAGACTACATGATAAAATAGACTTGTAAGTGGCATGAAGTGTAAACTAATGACAACTGAACAGGTCATGGACGATGCAATGTGAAAATAGATAACGCTAGTTAATAACACAAGTTCATCTGACATTATTTTGTCTGTTACACCCAGCGGACACTTCGGTGAGAAAACAACTCGCGGATACATTGTATAGTCCCATTGTATATTATCCAGCTAACGAGGATGCCATTTGCGTCCCAGACATGTTGCAATGATATAGCGGTTACATAATTATCACTTGCTATAAGGGCTGAATGTGGCCAGAGACCTTGGAATTATACATCCAGGTAGCAGTCTAAACACGCGTGAAACACGTATACGTCTGTAATAGTACAGTAACGTTAGTTAACTTAACCATTCATATTGCCAGATTTGGGCTAACTAAATAGCAGGCGCCCACAACTAGCTAGCACCCACACCTCCAGTCCAAACCTTGCACAGCTGCTGTCCCTGCGACAGTTCTTCGAACGGATACCGCTGGTTACACTTCGTACACGCGTAGAGGGCCGTTGTTGCCATTCTCACCAAGATTAACAAAAAGTCACAGATAAAAACAAATAGAGTGAAATATGTAGTCACCTAGACAGCGTGCCGTCTTAACTATTTCCTCCGTAGCTATTTAGCTAAGCatgtagctagccagctagctaataatagttagctaggctaatgctaaATAAAACAGCTAAATGTTCTCAAATATCTATCATCTCTTTCTGTTGGCTAGCTAACATGAGTTAGTTAACATCGGTAGTCAAAACAGCTGATAATGGATTCTCAAAATATAAAAACGAGTAAAATATTTAACGCTGATCTTAGCTAGCAATTCTCCTAGCTTTTTTCCCTTTCTCTTTTTTTGTATCCGCGGCGGCGTCATTCATACCGGATGCGGACGactagaaaagaaagaaagataagCCAATCATGACATATTATTAGTGCGCGGGACTTTGCATTTTGAAACACAGAAGCCAATCAGAGAATAAAACAAGACTGAATGATTAAGTTCCACCAGAAAGCGAGAGGATTTGTTTTGTATATGAGACTTTCGAATTACGTGAGGCCTGATCGAATAATAGTTTGGTAATGTTTAGACTATTACAAATGTACTGACATAAGTGGATGCACGTGGCCTTCCAGCCAATTTGAGAAAAACTACATAGTTTTTGCCAGTTGTTCACACGCGTATCTGAAcactcattggctagaatggttaCTTCATGAAAACATGTATTTCAATTGTTAGTTCAGtcatcttgtcaatataatatataatctcCGATTCCAATAGCCTCTGCCGAGTGGCCATGTTTAGATGGGATACAATTTTTCTAGATGGGATACAACGTCAAAAGTCGTTTCTTGCATTTTTTCTTAAtgtaggtcgcagttgtaaatgagaatttgttctcaactggcctacctggttaaataaaggaggggggaaatgatctaacctgctacgttaaatCTCCCAACGTGCTGCGTAAATTTTCCTAAACCTGCTATGAAAAgttttgacaaaagctgtatcccttctagacaaaacCCTACAGAAACCCAACAACCGAATGTTCCGGTTTTCAGGGGAAT contains:
- the LOC110537354 gene encoding protein FAM76B isoform X1, with translation MATTALYACTKCNQRYPFEELSQGQQLCKECRIAHPIVKCTYCRSEFQQESKTNTICKKCAQNVKQFGTPKPCQYCNIIAAFIGTKCQRCTNSEKKYGPPQTCEQCKQQCAFDRKEEGRRKVDGKLLCWLCTLSYRRVLQKTKEQRKGFSSSHSNSSLNEKDHHSRQHHHHQQQRHSSSHKLSGSLSPEQEQGMWKQSHKSSSIQKDTPKKKPKLEMKPSNGDRYERSFNQISSITQSMDSGGTDNFILISQLKEEVMSLKRMLQQRDQTMLEKDRKLTELKADFQYQESNMRVKMNNMDKAHKESMEQQQAKNRDLLKQVAALSKGKKFDRTGSSLLLP
- the LOC110537354 gene encoding protein FAM76B isoform X2, with protein sequence MATTALYACTKCNQRYPFEELSQGQQLCKECRIAHPIVKCTYCRSEFQQESKTNTICKKCAQNVKQFGTPKPCQYCNIIAAFIGTKCQRCTNSEKKYGPPQTCEQCKQQCAFDRKEEGRRKVDGKLLCWLCTLSYRRVLQKTKEQRKGFSSSHSNSSLNEKDHHSRQHHHHQQQRHSSSHKLSGSLSPEQEQGMWKQSHKSSSIQKDTPKKKPKLEMKPSNGDSSSITQSMDSGGTDNFILISQLKEEVMSLKRMLQQRDQTMLEKDRKLTELKADFQYQESNMRVKMNNMDKAHKESMEQQQAKNRDLLKQVAALSKGKKFDRTGSSLLLP